One segment of Streptomyces sp. TG1A-8 DNA contains the following:
- a CDS encoding GNAT family N-acetyltransferase, whose translation MGMSVTISVATEQDAEQIFRLQYLCFQSEAALYGNYRIDPLVQSLDSVRQEVGTDCVFVARLGDEVVGSVRGKLTEDGAAAIGKLCVHPRLQGHGIGARLLRAAEAALAGERGATRFRLHTGHRSEGNLRLYRRVGYETVGRSRGADGVEMIVLEKQAGAYAATA comes from the coding sequence ATGGGCATGAGCGTGACCATCTCGGTGGCGACCGAGCAGGACGCGGAGCAGATCTTCAGGCTCCAGTACCTGTGCTTCCAGAGTGAGGCGGCGCTGTACGGCAACTACCGCATCGACCCGCTCGTCCAGAGCCTGGACTCCGTGCGCCAGGAGGTCGGCACCGACTGCGTCTTCGTCGCCCGGCTCGGCGACGAGGTGGTCGGCTCGGTCCGCGGCAAGCTCACCGAGGACGGCGCCGCCGCCATCGGCAAGCTCTGCGTCCACCCCCGCCTCCAGGGCCACGGCATCGGCGCGCGCCTGCTGCGCGCGGCCGAGGCGGCGCTGGCCGGGGAGCGGGGCGCCACCCGCTTCCGCCTCCACACCGGCCACCGCAGCGAGGGCAACCTCCGCCTGTACCGCCGGGTCGGCTACGAGACGGTGGGCCGGTCCAGGGGCGCCGACGGCGTGGAGATGATCGTCCTGGAGAAGCAGGCGGGCGCGTACGCGGCTACGGCGTGA